One genomic segment of Chelonia mydas isolate rCheMyd1 chromosome 1, rCheMyd1.pri.v2, whole genome shotgun sequence includes these proteins:
- the MAP3K7CL gene encoding MAP3K7 C-terminal-like protein isoform X6 translates to MEVFKQHCQIAEEYHEVKKEIALLEERKKELIARLEQAEKESMDAAQLAKEYAELTEENRTLKLAQMQCAEQLEKLRIQYQKRQGSS, encoded by the exons ATGGAGGTGTTCAAACAGCACTGCCAAATAGCAGAAGAATATCATGAGGTCAAAAAGGAAATTGCACTGCTGGAAGAAAGAAA AAAGGAGCTGATTGCCAGGCTGGAACAGGCAGAAAAGGAGAGCATGGATGCTGCTCAGCTGGCTAAGGAGTATGCAGAACTGACAGAGGAGAATCGGACATTGAAACTGGCTCAGATGCAGTGTGCAGAGCAACTGGAAAAGCTTAGAATACAATACCAAAAGAGACAGGGCTCTTCATAA
- the MAP3K7CL gene encoding MAP3K7 C-terminal-like protein isoform X5 — MTPQPLPPCHDSTESMEVFKQHCQIAEEYHEVKKEIALLEERKKELIARLEQAEKESMDAAQLAKEYAELTEENRTLKLAQMQCAEQLEKLRIQYQKRQGSS; from the exons CCTCTGCCTCCTTGCCATGACTCTACGGAATCTATGGAGGTGTTCAAACAGCACTGCCAAATAGCAGAAGAATATCATGAGGTCAAAAAGGAAATTGCACTGCTGGAAGAAAGAAA AAAGGAGCTGATTGCCAGGCTGGAACAGGCAGAAAAGGAGAGCATGGATGCTGCTCAGCTGGCTAAGGAGTATGCAGAACTGACAGAGGAGAATCGGACATTGAAACTGGCTCAGATGCAGTGTGCAGAGCAACTGGAAAAGCTTAGAATACAATACCAAAAGAGACAGGGCTCTTCATAA